The following proteins are encoded in a genomic region of Leishmania major strain Friedlin complete genome, chromosome 25:
- a CDS encoding putative 2,4-dihydroxyhept-2-ene-1,7-dioic acid aldolase, with product MSAGGAEFKAEMRAGKPKFGIFLNSASPLLAGQFSHSGYDWLLIDAQHSPVDPLTMAHMIAAIRTGHSKVMVRVASTQDRAGIQCALDNGADGVLIPYVNNAQELQEAVSCCYYPTTGTRSVYQPQQCMNAKGLLGYVPESNKNVVVAFQVETAACIENLEEIMAVKGIDIAFLGQNDLCMSMGLYDGRYVFPQMYFSPELQAATDKLITTAKKHDVILGLFLFGTDRVGEFLEKGFTFISIGSELHHAMVQAGTWVKALKDISAEKGKPWANQPSALV from the coding sequence ATGTccgctggtggtgctgaGTTCAAGGCCGAGATGCGTGCCGGCAAGCCGAAGTTCGGCATCTTCCTGAACTCCGCCAGCCCGCTTCTGGCGGGCCAGTTCAGCCACTCCGGCTACGACTGGCTGCTGATCGACGCTCAGCACTCGCCGGTGGACCCGCTGACGATGGCGCACATGATTGCTGCCATCCGCACGGGCCACTCCAAGGTCATGGTGCGCGTGGCGAGCACGCAGGACCGCGCTGGCATCCAGTGCGCTCTCGACAACGGCGCCGATGGCGTGCTGATCCCGTATGTGAACAAcgcgcaggagctgcaggaggctgTGTCCTGCTGCTACTACCCGACGACTGGTACGCGCTCCGTGTACCAGCCACAGCAGTGCATGAACGCGAAGGGCCTACTGGGCTACGTGCCGGAGTCGAATAAGAACGTGGTGGTCGCCTTCCAGGtggagacggcggcgtgcATTGAGAACCTGGAGGAAATCATGGCCGTGAAGGGCATCGACATCGCCTTCCTTGGCCAGAACGACCTCTGCATGTCCATGGGCCTGTACGACGGCCGCTACGTGTTCCCGCAGATGTATTTCTCGCCGGAGCTGCAGGCTGCCACGGACAAGCTGATCACGACGGCCAAGAAGCACGACGTCATCCTGGGCCTGTTTCTGTTCGGCACGGACCGCGTAGGTGAGTTCCTGGAGAAGGGCTTCACCTTCATCAGCATCGGCAGCGAGCTGCACCACGCCATGGTGCAGGCCGGCACCTGGGTGAAGGCGCTGAAGGATATATCGGCGGAAAAGGGCAAGCCGTGGGCGAACCAGCCCAGCGCCCTCGTGTaa